A genomic region of Methanosphaera sp. WGK6 contains the following coding sequences:
- a CDS encoding deoxyribonuclease IV: protein MLTIGAHLSITKGFENIGLESLSIDANTFQFFPRNPRGGKAKPLDSTDVGALEELMANTTMDVILAHAPYVINLASKSEKTRNNAYELFEDDLRRLDNLPNNMYNFHPGSHVQQGPEKGIELISESLNKLIREDMKTTILLETMAGKGTEIGRTFEEIQSIIENVEMDEKLGVCLDTCHVYDGGYDIVGDLDGVIDEFDSIIGLDRLKAIHLNDSKYGLNSHKDRHEKIGQGEIGLEAITNIINHEKLRDLPFFLETPNDVEGYKEEIKLLRELYEY from the coding sequence ATCATTGAGTATTGATGCTAATACTTTCCAATTTTTTCCAAGAAATCCTAGAGGTGGAAAAGCAAAACCCCTCGACTCTACTGATGTAGGAGCTCTTGAAGAATTAATGGCAAATACTACTATGGATGTTATACTTGCTCATGCACCATATGTTATAAATTTAGCATCTAAATCTGAAAAAACTAGAAATAATGCTTATGAATTATTTGAAGATGATCTTAGAAGATTAGATAATTTACCAAATAATATGTATAATTTTCATCCAGGAAGTCATGTGCAACAAGGCCCAGAGAAAGGTATTGAATTAATTTCAGAATCATTAAATAAGTTAATTCGTGAAGATATGAAAACAACTATTCTTCTTGAAACTATGGCTGGTAAAGGAACTGAAATTGGTAGAACATTCGAGGAGATTCAATCTATTATTGAAAATGTAGAAATGGATGAAAAACTTGGAGTATGTTTAGATACTTGCCATGTATATGATGGTGGATATGATATTGTAGGTGACCTTGATGGTGTTATTGATGAATTTGATTCAATTATTGGATTAGATAGACTCAAGGCTATACATTTAAATGATAGTAAATATGGTTTAAATAGTCATAAAGATAGACATGAAAAAATAGGTCAAGGTGAAATAGGTCTTGAAGCAATTACAAATATAATAAATCATGAAAAACTAAGAGATTTACCCTTTTTCTTAGAAACACCTAATGATGTTGAAGGATATAAGGAAGAGATAAAATTACTTAGAGAATTATATGAATACTAA
- a CDS encoding metal-sensing transcriptional repressor, translated as MKQCMDSDNLHRRLRKIEGQVAAIDRMIEEDIPCENVLMQVNAAKSALTKVGSIILEGHMNHCVKDAIDKGDSSEAIEDLSKIIDYYSRI; from the coding sequence ATGAAACAATGTATGGATTCAGATAATTTACATAGACGTCTTAGAAAAATAGAAGGTCAAGTTGCAGCTATAGATCGTATGATTGAAGAAGATATTCCTTGTGAAAACGTGTTAATGCAGGTTAATGCAGCTAAATCTGCTCTTACAAAAGTGGGAAGTATTATTCTTGAAGGACATATGAATCATTGTGTAAAAGATGCTATAGATAAAGGAGATAGTTCTGAAGCTATTGAGGATTTATCTAAAATTATAGATTATTATTCTAGGATTTAA
- a CDS encoding UPF0179 family protein, translating to MITLIGKSLAKEGLVFTFYGGSSKCESCRFSRTCLNLEKGRKYKITSVKKVTHKCPLHKEGKVQTIEVEPATIRTAVETKKSYKGSTIIFRTQDCGFECENYDICHPEGLYNDDKCQIEEIGPELTCKAGNNLTEVILSH from the coding sequence ATGATTACATTAATTGGTAAAAGTTTAGCAAAAGAAGGACTAGTTTTCACATTTTATGGTGGATCTAGTAAATGTGAATCATGCAGGTTCAGTAGAACTTGTTTAAATCTTGAAAAAGGAAGGAAATATAAAATAACCAGTGTTAAAAAAGTTACACATAAATGTCCATTACATAAAGAAGGCAAAGTTCAAACAATAGAAGTAGAACCTGCAACAATCAGAACAGCCGTTGAAACTAAAAAATCATACAAAGGTTCTACTATAATCTTCAGAACACAAGATTGTGGATTTGAATGTGAAAATTATGATATATGTCATCCAGAAGGATTATATAATGATGATAAATGTCAAATTGAAGAAATTGGTCCAGAATTAACATGTAAAGCTGGAAATAATTTAACAGAAGTAATACTAAGTCATTAA
- a CDS encoding NAD(P)-dependent glycerol-1-phosphate dehydrogenase: protein MDFRNVQLPREIHTGPGIINEIGDVCNKLLSQKNVTVVVGHTTKKVAGNQVIEILEDNNYTISEIIIETATQESVEKVVKSSKNTSAILGVGGGKVIDVAKMASTINQIPLISIPTTAAHDGMVSPRASIKSSTGSISHESNAPFALIADTQIIAQAPYRFTAAGFSDIISNLTAVEDWKLAYKLTNEPFSDSAAALSLMTARLLMDEVENIRPGHVESAGIVVKGLISSGMAISIAGNSRPASGSEHKFSHALDVIAPKPALHGEQCGVGTIMMMYLQGGNWMEIQSILKRIGAPINAKELGIKEEYIIKALMYAHNIRKERYTILGDRGLTREAAENIALKTHVIE, encoded by the coding sequence ATGGATTTCCGAAATGTACAATTACCTCGAGAAATACATACAGGACCCGGAATAATAAATGAAATTGGAGATGTTTGTAATAAACTACTCTCTCAAAAAAATGTAACAGTAGTAGTAGGACATACAACAAAAAAAGTAGCAGGAAATCAAGTAATTGAAATTCTAGAAGATAATAACTATACTATCTCTGAAATCATAATAGAAACAGCTACTCAAGAATCTGTTGAAAAAGTAGTCAAATCCTCAAAAAATACATCTGCAATACTGGGAGTAGGTGGAGGAAAAGTCATTGATGTAGCAAAAATGGCTTCAACAATTAATCAAATTCCATTAATTAGTATACCTACAACAGCAGCACATGATGGTATGGTTTCACCAAGAGCATCCATTAAAAGCAGTACAGGAAGTATTTCACATGAATCAAATGCACCCTTTGCATTAATAGCTGATACTCAAATTATTGCACAAGCACCCTATCGTTTCACAGCAGCAGGATTCAGTGACATAATTTCTAACTTAACAGCAGTAGAAGACTGGAAATTAGCATACAAATTAACTAATGAACCATTCAGTGATTCTGCAGCAGCATTATCCTTAATGACTGCAAGGTTATTAATGGATGAAGTGGAAAATATAAGGCCAGGTCATGTAGAAAGTGCAGGAATTGTTGTCAAAGGATTAATAAGTAGTGGTATGGCTATTAGTATAGCTGGTAATAGCAGACCCGCAAGTGGATCTGAACATAAATTCAGTCATGCACTTGATGTAATAGCTCCAAAACCTGCATTACATGGAGAACAATGTGGAGTAGGTACTATAATGATGATGTACTTACAAGGTGGAAATTGGATGGAAATACAGTCAATTCTAAAAAGAATTGGAGCTCCAATAAATGCAAAAGAACTTGGAATAAAAGAAGAATATATTATAAAAGCATTAATGTATGCACATAATATTCGAAAAGAAAGATACACTATTTTAGGTGATCGTGGTCTAACAAGGGAAGCAGCTGAAAATATAGCATTAAAAACACATGTAATTGAATAA
- the rpiA gene encoding ribose-5-phosphate isomerase RpiA — protein MVNMDLLKDNVGKQAADLIKDGQIVGLGTGSTTHYFIRYLGERIKNEELNILGIPTSYQSLIIARESGINTTTLDEYDIDIAVDGADEVNPNLDLIKGGGAAHTLEKLIDSSAKKFVVIVDESKMVEELGEFPVPLEIIPDALRVVKETLADMGGKAALRMGIQKDGPVITDNGNFILDTKFPKIRNPQKLEKELNTIPGVLENGIFAGLADKVIVGKMSHIEEIDREDII, from the coding sequence ATGGTAAATATGGATTTATTAAAAGATAATGTTGGAAAACAAGCAGCAGATTTAATTAAAGATGGTCAAATTGTAGGATTAGGAACAGGTTCAACCACACACTACTTTATAAGATATTTAGGAGAAAGAATTAAAAATGAGGAATTGAATATTCTTGGAATTCCTACATCATATCAATCCTTAATTATTGCAAGAGAATCAGGAATTAATACAACAACACTTGATGAATATGATATTGATATTGCAGTTGATGGTGCTGATGAAGTAAATCCTAATCTTGACTTAATTAAAGGTGGGGGAGCAGCACATACACTTGAAAAACTAATTGATAGTTCTGCAAAAAAATTTGTTGTAATTGTAGATGAAAGTAAAATGGTTGAAGAATTAGGAGAATTCCCAGTACCTTTAGAAATAATACCTGATGCTTTAAGAGTAGTTAAGGAAACTCTTGCAGATATGGGTGGAAAAGCAGCATTAAGAATGGGTATTCAAAAAGATGGTCCTGTAATAACAGATAATGGTAATTTTATATTAGATACTAAATTCCCTAAAATAAGAAATCCTCAAAAATTAGAAAAAGAATTAAATACTATTCCAGGTGTTCTTGAAAATGGTATCTTTGCAGGATTAGCTGATAAAGTTATTGTTGGAAAAATGTCTCATATTGAAGAAATTGATAGAGAAGATATAATATAA